The following are encoded in a window of Acidithiobacillus sp. genomic DNA:
- the kdpC gene encoding potassium-transporting ATPase subunit KdpC, whose amino-acid sequence MIKDIKTALLLFLILAVMTGLIYPLTMTGIGQVVFPHQANGSLIRQHGRVVGSSLIGQYFREPQYFWSRPSATAPVPYNGAGSSASNLGPNNPVLAQHVAARIKALKAADPAEKGPVPVDLVTSSASGLDPDISIAAALYQVPRIAQAGGVRIVTLHQLIRENTTEPLLGFIGEPVVNVMKLNLALHARYVASLRAPEFPAPVPQ is encoded by the coding sequence ATGATCAAAGACATCAAAACCGCGCTGTTGCTGTTCCTGATTCTGGCCGTGATGACCGGTCTGATTTACCCCCTGACCATGACGGGTATCGGGCAGGTGGTGTTTCCCCATCAGGCCAACGGCTCTCTCATTCGCCAGCATGGGCGGGTCGTGGGTTCCAGCCTCATTGGTCAATATTTCCGCGAACCGCAGTACTTCTGGAGCCGCCCTTCGGCGACTGCACCGGTGCCATACAACGGGGCGGGGTCCAGCGCCTCCAACCTGGGTCCGAACAATCCTGTTCTGGCGCAGCACGTGGCGGCACGAATCAAAGCCCTTAAAGCCGCCGATCCCGCGGAAAAGGGGCCGGTCCCGGTGGATCTCGTGACTTCATCGGCGAGCGGGCTTGACCCGGATATCAGCATCGCGGCGGCGCTCTATCAGGTCCCGCGCATTGCGCAGGCTGGTGGTGTCCGTATCGTAACATTACACCAGCTGATCAGGGAGAATACGACAGAACCCTTGCTGGGATTCATCGGTGAACCCGTGGTCAATGTGATGAAACTCAACCTCGCGCTGCATGCGCGATATGTCGCATCGCTGCGGGCACCAGAATTTCCTGCACCGGTACCCCAATAG
- the purH gene encoding bifunctional phosphoribosylaminoimidazolecarboxamide formyltransferase/IMP cyclohydrolase, whose protein sequence is MGEITRALISVSDKRGVVEFARRLRDFGVEILSTGGTAKVLMADGVAVQEVGDYTGFPELLEGRLKTLHPKIHGGLLAKRDNSSHTRQMIEHGIPAIDLLCVNLYPFAETIASADCTLEEAIEHIDIGGPTMLRAAAKNWEGVTVLVDPDDYAAVLQEMEQSYGGVGASTRFRLATKVFAHTTQYDGAIANYLSSLSADGSRTTFPQTLSLQFEKAQELRYGENPHQAAAFYRDGSGGGLADAHQLQGKELSYNNIGDGDAAVALVMEFAGPACCVVKHGNPCGVAVGPDLLSAYQRAWAGDPVSAFGSIIACNRPLDAQTAELMSSQFIEMVLAPAILPDARPILAKKKNLRVLAFDDGCAWRRAGWDYKRVRGGLLVQDFDQVMEAEADWAVVSERAPTAQEARDLAFVWRVGKYVRSNAIVYGREGQTVGIGAGQMSRVDAAKCGAAKALELGFDLHGAALASDAFFPFRDGVDAAAAAGVKAIIQPGGSIRDEEVIASANEHGIAMVFTGVRHFRHG, encoded by the coding sequence ATGGGAGAGATTACGAGGGCGCTCATCAGCGTTTCCGACAAGCGGGGCGTAGTGGAATTTGCCCGGCGGTTGCGGGATTTTGGGGTGGAGATACTCTCTACCGGCGGCACCGCCAAAGTCTTGATGGCCGACGGTGTCGCGGTGCAGGAAGTGGGCGACTACACCGGTTTCCCGGAACTGCTGGAGGGCCGCCTCAAGACCCTGCACCCCAAAATCCACGGCGGACTGCTGGCGAAGCGCGACAACAGTAGTCACACCCGGCAGATGATCGAGCACGGCATCCCCGCCATCGATCTCCTCTGCGTCAATCTTTATCCCTTCGCCGAGACCATCGCCAGCGCCGATTGCACACTGGAAGAAGCCATCGAACATATTGATATAGGCGGCCCGACCATGCTCCGTGCGGCAGCGAAGAACTGGGAAGGCGTCACCGTCCTCGTCGACCCCGATGACTATGCCGCCGTGCTGCAGGAAATGGAACAGAGTTACGGCGGCGTCGGCGCCAGCACCCGCTTCCGTCTGGCCACCAAGGTCTTCGCCCACACCACGCAATATGACGGTGCTATCGCCAACTATCTCTCCAGCCTCAGTGCCGATGGCAGCCGGACCACCTTCCCGCAGACCCTGTCCTTGCAATTTGAAAAAGCGCAAGAACTGCGCTACGGCGAAAACCCCCATCAGGCCGCCGCCTTCTACCGCGATGGCAGCGGCGGCGGACTGGCGGACGCCCACCAGTTGCAGGGTAAGGAACTGTCTTACAACAATATCGGGGACGGTGATGCCGCCGTCGCGCTGGTGATGGAGTTTGCCGGACCCGCTTGTTGCGTGGTGAAGCACGGCAATCCCTGCGGCGTGGCCGTGGGACCGGATCTGCTCAGCGCCTATCAGCGCGCGTGGGCCGGCGATCCGGTATCCGCCTTTGGCAGTATCATCGCCTGTAACCGACCACTGGACGCCCAGACTGCCGAACTCATGAGCAGCCAGTTCATCGAGATGGTACTGGCCCCTGCCATTTTGCCCGACGCCCGGCCCATTCTGGCCAAAAAGAAAAACCTGCGGGTGCTGGCCTTTGACGATGGCTGCGCTTGGCGGCGGGCTGGCTGGGATTACAAGCGCGTGCGCGGCGGCCTGCTGGTGCAGGACTTTGACCAGGTCATGGAAGCGGAAGCAGACTGGGCAGTGGTCTCAGAACGCGCACCGACGGCACAGGAAGCCCGTGACCTCGCCTTTGTCTGGCGGGTCGGCAAATACGTGCGCTCCAACGCCATTGTCTATGGCCGCGAAGGCCAGACCGTCGGCATCGGTGCGGGACAGATGAGCCGGGTGGATGCCGCCAAATGCGGTGCGGCCAAGGCCCTGGAACTGGGTTTCGACTTACACGGTGCGGCGCTGGCTTCTGACGCCTTCTTTCCTTTCCGCGATGGGGTCGATGCGGCGGCGGCGGCGGGCGTAAAGGCGATTATCCAACCCGGCGGTTCCATTCGTGATGAAGAAGTCATCGCCAGTGCCAATGAACACGGCATCGCCATGGTCTTCACCGGCGTACGCCATTTCCGGCATGGTTGA
- a CDS encoding Sua5/YciO/YrdC/YwlC family protein — protein sequence MLPRHPHRQDVRRGVAHLRRGGVIAYPTEGVWGLGCDPRQRRALRRILALKGRPQHKGVLLVAGRTAETRHYWSAQGIDPALLAQLWPGTTLVLPAAPTAPFWIRGRHESVAVRISTHPAIVVLSRVFGGAIVSTSANPAGYQPARDLRTLYRYFGRSLWVLPARLGGQRRPSRMVDARSGHVLRE from the coding sequence ATGCTGCCCCGCCATCCACACCGTCAGGACGTTCGCCGGGGGGTTGCGCATTTACGGCGCGGTGGGGTCATCGCCTATCCTACGGAAGGGGTCTGGGGACTGGGCTGTGACCCGCGCCAGCGCCGCGCCCTGCGCCGGATTCTGGCGCTGAAAGGACGGCCACAACATAAAGGCGTTCTTCTGGTGGCCGGTCGGACGGCAGAAACCCGACACTACTGGTCTGCGCAGGGAATAGACCCGGCTCTGCTGGCACAACTCTGGCCCGGAACGACACTGGTGCTTCCCGCCGCACCGACAGCCCCCTTCTGGATACGTGGACGCCATGAAAGCGTTGCGGTGCGGATCAGTACCCACCCGGCTATCGTGGTGTTGTCGCGGGTCTTTGGCGGCGCCATAGTCTCCACCAGTGCCAATCCAGCAGGGTACCAACCGGCCCGCGACCTGCGCACCTTGTACCGCTATTTTGGTCGTTCCCTGTGGGTACTACCGGCCCGACTAGGTGGTCAACGCCGCCCCAGCCGCATGGTCGATGCTCGCAGTGGCCACGTCTTACGGGAGTGA
- a CDS encoding quinone-dependent dihydroorotate dehydrogenase has protein sequence MSYGLLRPLLFTLDPERAHTLSIAALEALGHMPQSMAYLTKHYGVTDPRLAQDFWGLHFPNPVGLAAGYDKDARAAAVLPALGFGFIEIGTVTPRPQPGNPRPRVFRYPAQQAVINRMGFPGEGAAAVARRLAALPGHPVPIGINLGKNKDTPLERAPDDYVAALELLFHYGDYLCINVSSPNTPGLRLLQGEEALRGLLSAVAAANQRLAVQHQRPPLPLLLKIAPDLENEDIHALGGLALGTKPLVDGFIATNTTVERPVSQPVLSESGGLSGAPLLEQSNAVIAQLYRATQGQVPIIGVGGILSAADAYAKVRAGASLLQVYSGLIFRGPELVREILEALPELWLKDGYPDLAHARGSAT, from the coding sequence ATGAGCTACGGCCTGCTGCGTCCCCTGCTTTTTACACTGGACCCGGAGCGCGCTCACACCCTGAGTATCGCTGCACTGGAAGCACTGGGGCACATGCCACAGAGCATGGCCTACCTGACAAAGCACTATGGCGTCACCGATCCGCGCCTGGCGCAGGACTTTTGGGGGCTGCATTTTCCCAACCCCGTCGGCCTCGCTGCTGGCTATGACAAAGACGCCCGCGCTGCCGCCGTTCTCCCTGCCCTCGGCTTCGGCTTCATCGAAATCGGCACCGTGACCCCGCGCCCACAGCCGGGTAATCCACGCCCCCGGGTCTTTCGTTATCCGGCACAACAGGCGGTCATCAACCGCATGGGTTTCCCTGGGGAAGGGGCGGCGGCAGTTGCCCGAAGACTGGCGGCATTACCTGGCCATCCGGTGCCTATCGGCATCAATCTCGGCAAAAACAAGGACACCCCGCTGGAGCGGGCGCCGGACGACTATGTCGCCGCGCTGGAGTTGCTTTTTCACTATGGCGACTATCTCTGCATCAATGTCAGCTCACCCAACACACCGGGACTGCGACTGCTGCAGGGGGAGGAAGCCTTACGGGGACTGCTCAGTGCCGTTGCTGCAGCCAATCAACGTCTGGCCGTGCAGCATCAGCGTCCCCCGCTGCCTCTGCTCCTGAAGATCGCTCCAGATCTGGAGAATGAGGATATTCATGCTCTCGGTGGTCTGGCCTTAGGCACAAAACCTCTGGTAGATGGCTTTATCGCCACCAATACCACTGTAGAACGCCCGGTCTCCCAGCCTGTGCTCTCCGAAAGCGGGGGCTTGAGCGGTGCACCATTGTTGGAGCAATCCAACGCCGTCATCGCCCAACTCTATCGTGCGACCCAGGGACAGGTACCCATCATTGGCGTTGGTGGTATCCTCAGTGCGGCAGATGCCTATGCCAAGGTCCGAGCGGGAGCCAGTCTACTGCAGGTCTATAGCGGGCTGATTTTTCGGGGACCGGAACTGGTGCGGGAGATTCTGGAAGCGTTGCCGGAGCTGTGGTTAAAGGATGGTTATCCCGATCTTGCGCATGCCCGGGGTAGTGCCACCTGA
- the hemF gene encoding oxygen-dependent coproporphyrinogen oxidase: MQQPSLDAMETFLRGLQNRICDALEAADGTAKFREDLWERPGGGGGRTRVIAEGALLEKGGVNFSKVHGDQLPPAATAHCPERAGQAFTALGVSLVLHARNPYVPIVHMNYRFFSAGPAWWFGGGADLTPIYGFEEDARHFHGTLKTACDRHDAGFYPRFKAWCDDYFTIRHRQEMRGVGGIFFDDLHGDGALLQAFWEDMANSFLDSYLPIVARRRDLPYGERERQFQLLRRGRYVEFNLVHDRGTLFGLQSGGRIESILMSLPPLAAWTYDWQGEAGSPEARLKEDFLTPRDWA, encoded by the coding sequence ATGCAACAACCATCCTTGGATGCAATGGAAACTTTTCTCCGCGGCCTGCAAAATCGCATCTGCGACGCCTTGGAGGCAGCAGACGGCACCGCGAAATTCCGCGAGGATCTTTGGGAACGGCCCGGCGGCGGCGGTGGTCGCACCCGGGTTATTGCCGAAGGCGCTTTGCTGGAAAAAGGCGGGGTCAACTTCTCCAAGGTCCATGGCGACCAACTTCCCCCCGCGGCTACCGCGCATTGCCCCGAACGGGCGGGACAGGCCTTCACCGCCCTTGGCGTCTCCTTGGTATTGCATGCCCGCAACCCCTACGTCCCCATCGTCCACATGAACTACCGCTTTTTTTCGGCAGGACCGGCGTGGTGGTTCGGCGGCGGCGCCGACCTGACACCCATCTACGGCTTTGAGGAAGACGCCCGGCATTTCCATGGCACGCTCAAAACCGCTTGTGATCGCCATGACGCGGGCTTTTATCCGCGCTTCAAAGCCTGGTGCGATGACTACTTCACCATCAGGCACCGTCAGGAAATGCGCGGGGTCGGCGGCATCTTTTTCGACGATCTCCATGGCGATGGCGCGCTTCTGCAGGCCTTCTGGGAGGACATGGCCAACAGCTTCCTCGACAGCTATCTGCCCATCGTCGCCCGGCGCCGGGACCTGCCCTACGGTGAACGCGAGCGGCAATTTCAACTCCTGCGCCGGGGGCGCTATGTGGAATTCAACCTCGTCCATGACCGCGGCACCCTCTTCGGCCTGCAGTCCGGCGGGCGCATCGAAAGCATCCTCATGTCCTTGCCGCCCCTGGCGGCCTGGACCTACGACTGGCAGGGCGAAGCCGGGAGCCCCGAAGCCCGCCTCAAAGAAGACTTCCTCACGCCCAGGGATTGGGCATGA
- a CDS encoding TonB-dependent receptor, with the protein MIYNKFSPDEDIIMVYCPTLRTAVIMSLCALPILAHADATAPTVSGAETATAVPTGGNAPVTIGEVEKEAPPERGTGSLSKELVTHASPNENFQSVLRNVPGFTVTSTGPGNLTTGDSTFTYQGFNSDQIGVNLDGVPLINTFRGGTNGQGDDHALTPIGIGQFSGVSVYSGANTPSETGINALGATLNYKPRMPTSKFYAEVSGSGGLYSGGVGDSAAGGFSVNSGVLPYTGTKLYANYYYSPFHSFINHVFSTNNNYYFAAVQPYNHGMSQLSLITIYNHEIAQQPSTVPLPLLQKYGRSFQWAPNIWNDRTTTSSYTTILGWKSILNQYILAKSKFFITQNNNDRTAYANAAYKAGYDGYPLPTALKSYANPSKTGRPSNTYNPTALFGNSYNGTQYQRYVDNFGNAGLMPSLTFLLPNNTVTLGGLYMFSRDHSAEYWYGQPAVPMINGYNDAWDEHDTRNYGDVYLQDRITLFNHRLILTPGAKYYLVDTTSNDVEGYYYNYGGSVSNTFNYWEPSFGVSFLATKNADLYFHYGRVYKVPNISAYYSVIGSTPTPGPMLVKPEYVDSIDTGIRYNFGDIKTSLAYFRRMFSNKFGYFYDNQTGQTFQYNVGSALYQGVTASVDAKLPDHMNAFINYSLTDAKYTSNFDAADGASVSNGEYVGDVPMYNLNFGLGYHYAGFSARVTDHVVGSQYINTNKGAPAGVSLHPYNITNLNLGYAWRPSGLGVKKVTVDLYVDNIFNTNYIPYEYEQLRSAKYGGNFISAQASAPAFVGASVAAKF; encoded by the coding sequence ATGATTTATAACAAGTTTTCTCCTGATGAGGATATTATCATGGTATATTGCCCAACTTTGCGCACTGCGGTAATCATGTCACTTTGTGCCCTACCCATTCTCGCTCACGCCGATGCGACGGCCCCTACCGTCAGCGGTGCCGAGACGGCTACGGCTGTCCCCACTGGTGGCAATGCTCCGGTGACCATTGGTGAAGTAGAGAAAGAAGCGCCGCCGGAGCGTGGCACTGGCTCCCTGAGTAAAGAACTGGTGACGCATGCCAGCCCAAATGAAAACTTTCAGAGTGTGTTGCGCAACGTGCCGGGCTTTACCGTAACCAGCACTGGACCCGGTAACCTGACCACCGGTGACAGCACCTTTACCTACCAGGGTTTCAACAGCGATCAGATTGGCGTGAATCTGGACGGTGTACCTCTGATTAACACTTTTCGCGGTGGTACGAACGGTCAGGGTGATGACCACGCTCTCACACCCATTGGTATCGGTCAATTTTCGGGAGTCTCGGTGTACAGCGGTGCCAACACCCCTTCTGAGACAGGCATCAATGCGTTGGGTGCGACGTTGAATTATAAGCCGCGTATGCCCACTTCAAAATTCTATGCCGAGGTTTCGGGTAGTGGCGGACTTTACTCCGGTGGCGTTGGTGACAGTGCCGCCGGTGGGTTTAGTGTCAACTCGGGCGTTTTGCCGTATACGGGAACCAAACTGTACGCCAACTACTATTACAGTCCTTTCCACAGCTTTATCAACCATGTTTTCTCCACCAACAACAACTACTACTTTGCGGCAGTACAGCCTTACAACCACGGCATGTCCCAGCTCTCACTGATTACGATCTACAATCATGAGATTGCTCAACAGCCATCCACGGTGCCCTTGCCTTTGTTACAAAAATACGGCCGCAGCTTTCAGTGGGCTCCCAACATCTGGAATGATCGAACCACTACAAGTTCGTACACCACCATCTTGGGCTGGAAATCCATCCTGAATCAGTACATACTGGCCAAATCAAAGTTTTTCATAACCCAGAATAACAACGACCGCACGGCCTATGCCAACGCGGCTTATAAAGCTGGATATGATGGTTACCCGTTGCCAACAGCACTAAAAAGCTACGCCAATCCCAGCAAGACGGGCCGACCAAGTAATACCTATAATCCGACGGCGTTATTCGGAAACAGCTATAATGGTACACAGTATCAGCGCTATGTCGACAATTTCGGTAATGCAGGCTTGATGCCATCGCTGACCTTCCTCTTGCCGAATAATACCGTCACGCTCGGTGGACTGTATATGTTCAGTAGGGACCATTCGGCAGAGTACTGGTATGGCCAGCCCGCAGTTCCGATGATCAATGGTTACAATGACGCATGGGATGAGCATGATACCCGTAATTATGGGGATGTCTATCTACAAGATCGTATTACTTTGTTCAATCATCGTTTGATCCTCACTCCGGGTGCCAAGTATTACCTGGTCGATACGACAAGTAACGATGTTGAGGGGTATTATTACAACTACGGGGGTAGCGTCAGTAATACCTTTAACTACTGGGAGCCGTCTTTTGGGGTAAGTTTCCTCGCTACCAAGAATGCGGATTTGTACTTCCATTATGGCCGGGTCTATAAAGTACCAAATATCAGTGCTTATTATTCGGTTATAGGCTCTACACCAACGCCGGGGCCAATGTTGGTCAAACCGGAGTACGTGGATAGTATCGATACGGGTATCCGCTATAACTTCGGTGATATCAAAACGTCACTGGCCTATTTTCGCCGGATGTTCAGCAATAAATTCGGTTATTTCTATGATAACCAGACCGGGCAGACCTTCCAGTATAATGTGGGTAGCGCGCTGTATCAGGGGGTCACTGCTTCGGTGGATGCTAAATTACCCGACCATATGAATGCGTTCATCAACTATAGTTTGACCGATGCGAAATATACGTCGAACTTTGATGCTGCCGATGGTGCATCTGTCAGCAATGGGGAATACGTCGGCGATGTCCCCATGTACAATCTTAACTTTGGTCTGGGTTATCACTACGCCGGATTCAGTGCACGGGTTACCGACCATGTTGTCGGTTCCCAGTATATCAACACCAATAAGGGTGCGCCTGCGGGAGTTTCCTTGCATCCCTACAATATCACCAATCTTAATCTGGGTTATGCGTGGCGGCCAAGTGGTTTGGGGGTGAAAAAGGTTACTGTTGACTTGTATGTGGATAACATCTTTAACACCAATTACATCCCGTATGAATACGAACAGTTGCGGAGTGCAAAATATGGCGGAAACTTCATTTCCGCGCAGGCGAGTGCACCGGCTTTTGTCGGTGCCAGCGTGGCGGCGAAGTTCTAA
- the purD gene encoding phosphoribosylamine--glycine ligase encodes MGAKVMVLGGGGREHAIAWKLAQSAEVAEIYCVPGNPGTAAEAKVHNLALKPTDADQVVAAAHALGIALVVIGPEAPLVAGVGDALRRAGIPVFGPNAAGAMLEGSKTHAKAFMERHGLPTAHYGHFTEAGAALGYLRDHPLPVVVKADGLAAGKGVVVAFEQTEAEAAVRQFLQWGPIIIEEFLAGEEASFIAIVVDGQVLPLAGSQDHKRLRDGDQGPNTGGMGAYSPTPVLDTAMSERVLREVMRPAAQGLMTDRTPYRGFLYAGLMIGATGPKVLEFNCRLGDPETQPLMMRLRSDLYTLLLTAARGDPLPKALDWDHRAALCVVLATAGYPDHPQVGDPILGLNKTQENTVKIFHAGTAADDDTVVTAGGRVLGVTALGESLAIAQQRAYAAAADIRWPGLQYRQDIGYRGLRRT; translated from the coding sequence ATGGGTGCGAAAGTCATGGTCCTCGGCGGTGGCGGACGCGAACATGCCATCGCCTGGAAGCTGGCCCAGTCGGCCGAGGTGGCGGAGATCTACTGCGTGCCCGGTAATCCCGGTACGGCGGCGGAGGCCAAAGTCCATAACCTGGCCCTGAAGCCGACGGATGCCGATCAGGTGGTCGCGGCCGCCCATGCGTTGGGCATCGCCCTGGTCGTCATTGGCCCCGAAGCCCCATTGGTAGCGGGCGTGGGTGATGCCCTGCGCCGGGCCGGCATTCCGGTCTTCGGCCCCAATGCCGCCGGAGCGATGCTGGAGGGCAGCAAAACCCACGCCAAAGCGTTCATGGAGCGGCACGGTCTTCCTACCGCCCATTACGGACATTTTACCGAGGCTGGCGCGGCCCTCGGCTATCTGCGTGACCACCCGTTGCCGGTAGTGGTCAAAGCCGATGGCCTGGCCGCTGGCAAGGGGGTCGTCGTAGCTTTCGAGCAAACAGAAGCCGAAGCCGCCGTGCGCCAGTTCCTGCAATGGGGCCCCATCATCATCGAAGAGTTTCTTGCGGGGGAGGAAGCCAGCTTCATCGCCATCGTGGTGGATGGTCAAGTCCTGCCGCTGGCGGGATCACAGGACCACAAGCGCCTGCGGGACGGCGATCAGGGCCCCAATACCGGCGGCATGGGTGCCTATTCCCCCACCCCCGTCCTCGACACCGCCATGAGCGAGCGGGTGTTGCGCGAGGTGATGCGCCCCGCGGCACAAGGGTTGATGACAGATCGCACACCCTACCGCGGCTTTCTCTACGCCGGCCTGATGATCGGCGCCACCGGACCCAAGGTGCTGGAGTTTAACTGCCGATTGGGCGATCCCGAGACGCAGCCGCTGATGATGCGTTTGCGCTCCGACCTCTATACGCTTTTGCTGACTGCGGCCCGCGGCGATCCACTGCCGAAGGCGCTCGACTGGGACCATCGCGCTGCGCTCTGCGTCGTGCTGGCGACTGCCGGTTATCCGGATCATCCGCAGGTCGGTGACCCAATTCTCGGTCTCAATAAGACGCAGGAGAATACGGTCAAAATTTTCCATGCCGGAACTGCGGCAGACGACGACACCGTCGTCACGGCTGGTGGTCGGGTGCTCGGCGTCACAGCGCTGGGGGAAAGCCTGGCGATCGCGCAACAGCGGGCTTATGCCGCCGCCGCCGATATTCGTTGGCCTGGCCTGCAGTATCGGCAGGACATCGGCTACCGCGGCCTGCGGCGCACCTGA